GAGTTCCTTGGGATTGTCGCTCAGGATCTTCCAGCGCGCCGTGTCATCCACCGTCGTCTCCGCCTTGAACCGCGTGATGGCGTCCACCTCGCTGGACGTGTCGGTGTGGCCGTAGTCGGTGCCGATGACGATGTTGTCCTCGCCCGCGTATTTCAACACGTACGGGAAGTCGTCGTCGCACTGGGCGGTGACGTAGACGTTGTACTCCTTGAGGGGATTGTCGGGATAGTCGGTACCCGCGCGCCGCCGGGCCTCGTTGACGATCCAGGGAATCCACTGGGCCGAAGTCTCGATGAACCCCCAGCGCAGCTTGGGAAAGACGCGCGGCACCTCGCTCATGATGAGCGAGAGGCAGGTGACCACCGTGGGGATGCGGAACGGCGCGAAGCCGCCGGTCTTGTCGTAGCGCGGGCGGAAGTGCGCCATGAGTCCGGTGCTCGCGTTGGCGATGTGCACGCCCATGGCCAGGTCCAGCGCCGAGGCCTCCTCGAACACCGGATAGAAGTAAGGGTCCACCAGGTGCCGGTCGCCCTCGAAGGGGCGCATGCACACCGCCACCGCGCCGTGCTCGCGCGCGAAACGCATCTGCTGCACGGCCTCGTCCAGGGCCATGGCCGGGATCACGCAGGACCACCGGAGCCGTCCCTCGCCTGCCTTCCACACGTCCGCCATCCAGCGGTTCCACGCCAGGCACAGGGCAACCTCGGCGTCGGCCCGGTCGGTGACCCGCTCGATCCACATGGTGTTGTGCATGACCTGCACGTCCACCCCCAGCTCGTCGAGGTGCGCCAGGCGCAGGTCCACGTCGTCCATCTCGCGGGAGGCCTGGGGCGTGGTGAATCTCCGCCCCTTCTTCTCGGACAGCGCGTCGAGCTGCTGTTCGCTCAGCGTCGCGAAACGAGCGCCGCGGATCTTGCCGTCCATGACCCAGTACTGCATGTCCATGTCCGGCGAGCCGAACAGCGCGGGCCTGAACTTCTTGTCGGACCCTTCGAGGTAGTCCCAGGTGCGCTCGGTCTCGAGAACGTGGGCGTCCGCGTCCACCACCACAGGGTGTCCGTTCCGTGTCATGATTTGTCTCCTCGGCGGAATTGACCTAGACTCGCGACAGGTGTCCTTCTCTGCCCCGCACACCCGCACTAGTTAACGAACCCTTGGATTGGGTGTCAAGAAGTTTGCGGGGCCGCATCCCACACGGACGGGACGCCCATACGGCAGCCCCGTGCGGAACATCCTTACCATCTCGCTGATTCTTCTGTCGCTGGCGCTCGTCTCGGTGTTCGTGGTCGCCGCGTCCGGGGCGTGGAACCGGGACTGGCGCACCGCCAGCCGGGAAAGCTCCGGCATCGCGCCGGACCCCGCACGTACGCCCGAGGCCGTGGTTCAACTCTATGCGGCGCGCGCCTTCAACTGGCGCGGCATATTCGGCGTGCATACGTGGATCGCCACCAAGGAACCCGGGGCACCGGCGTACACCGTCTACCAGGTGGTGGGCTGGCGCCTGTACCGCGGCCTGCCGGTGGTTTCGGTGCAGCAAGACATTCCC
The Deltaproteobacteria bacterium DNA segment above includes these coding regions:
- a CDS encoding amidohydrolase family protein, coding for MTRNGHPVVVDADAHVLETERTWDYLEGSDKKFRPALFGSPDMDMQYWVMDGKIRGARFATLSEQQLDALSEKKGRRFTTPQASREMDDVDLRLAHLDELGVDVQVMHNTMWIERVTDRADAEVALCLAWNRWMADVWKAGEGRLRWSCVIPAMALDEAVQQMRFAREHGAVAVCMRPFEGDRHLVDPYFYPVFEEASALDLAMGVHIANASTGLMAHFRPRYDKTGGFAPFRIPTVVTCLSLIMSEVPRVFPKLRWGFIETSAQWIPWIVNEARRRAGTDYPDNPLKEYNVYVTAQCDDDFPYVLKYAGEDNIVIGTDYGHTDTSSEVDAITRFKAETTVDDTARWKILSDNPKELYGIA